One Nocardia sp. BMG111209 DNA segment encodes these proteins:
- a CDS encoding c-type cytochrome: MSSSPPSAPDPISGVDGVSSDQATKTRKQRRLRRKLAGSLVLLMGLVGAGFAASALTPHAQVATANEDQAALIREGKQLYDTSCVTCHGANLQGVQDRGPSLIGVGEAAVYFQVSTGRMPAAANSSQIVRKPPKFDEHQTDALSAFVASNGGGPSLVRDPDGKIAEDSLLQGADLGQGGELFRMNCASCHNFTGKGGALSSGKFAPPLEAASAQQIYAAMLTGPQNMPKFSDRQLTPEEKRDIIAYLKNRMDSHPEGGYGLGGLGPATEGLAIWVIGIVALVGSAMWIGSRS, encoded by the coding sequence ATGAGTTCATCTCCCCCGTCAGCGCCGGACCCCATCAGCGGGGTCGACGGCGTTTCGAGCGATCAGGCCACCAAGACCCGTAAGCAGCGCCGGCTGCGCCGCAAGCTGGCGGGCAGCCTGGTCCTTCTGATGGGCCTGGTCGGAGCCGGTTTCGCGGCGTCGGCGCTGACCCCGCACGCACAGGTCGCCACCGCCAACGAGGATCAGGCCGCCCTGATCCGCGAGGGTAAGCAGCTGTACGACACCTCGTGTGTCACCTGCCACGGCGCCAACCTGCAGGGTGTGCAGGACCGGGGTCCGAGCCTGATCGGCGTCGGTGAGGCGGCCGTCTACTTCCAGGTGTCCACCGGCCGCATGCCGGCCGCCGCCAACAGCTCGCAGATCGTGCGCAAGCCCCCGAAGTTCGACGAACACCAGACCGACGCGCTGAGCGCGTTCGTCGCCTCCAACGGCGGCGGCCCCTCGCTGGTGCGCGACCCGGACGGCAAGATCGCGGAGGACTCCCTGCTGCAGGGCGCCGATCTGGGCCAGGGTGGCGAGCTGTTCCGGATGAACTGCGCGTCCTGCCACAACTTCACCGGTAAGGGCGGCGCGCTGTCCTCCGGCAAGTTCGCGCCGCCGCTGGAGGCGGCCAGCGCGCAGCAGATCTACGCCGCGATGCTCACCGGCCCGCAGAACATGCCGAAGTTCTCCGACCGCCAGCTGACGCCGGAGGAGAAGCGCGACATCATCGCGTATCTGAAGAACCGGATGGATTCACACCCCGAGGGTGGCTACGGTCTGGGCGGACTCGGCCCGGCCACCGAGGGCCTGGCCATCTGGGTGATCGGCATCGTGGCCCTGGTGGGTTCGGCGATGTGGATCGGATCCCGATCATGA
- a CDS encoding heme-copper oxidase subunit III, translating to MTTAVGTPGSAITQRVHSLNRPNMVSVGTIIWLSSELMFFAGLFAMYFVARAQAHGNWPPEPTELNLKLAVPVTAVLVASSFTCQMGVFSAERGDVFGLRRWYVVTFFMGLFFVCGQGTEYHALYSEGTTISSSVYGSVFFITTGFHGLHVIGGLIAFIFLLVRTKVSKFTPAQATAAIVVSYYWHFVDIVWIGLFATIYFVR from the coding sequence GTGACGACCGCAGTAGGGACCCCAGGATCGGCCATAACTCAGCGCGTGCATTCGCTGAACCGGCCCAACATGGTCAGCGTCGGAACCATCATCTGGCTGTCGAGCGAGCTGATGTTCTTCGCCGGCCTCTTCGCCATGTACTTTGTCGCGCGCGCGCAGGCCCACGGTAACTGGCCGCCGGAACCGACCGAGCTGAACCTGAAGCTCGCCGTGCCGGTCACGGCCGTGCTGGTCGCCTCGTCCTTCACCTGCCAGATGGGGGTGTTCTCCGCGGAGCGCGGCGACGTGTTCGGGCTGCGCCGCTGGTACGTGGTCACCTTCTTCATGGGCCTGTTCTTCGTCTGCGGTCAGGGCACCGAGTACCACGCGCTGTACTCGGAGGGCACCACGATCTCGAGCAGCGTCTACGGCTCGGTGTTCTTCATCACCACCGGTTTCCACGGTCTGCACGTCATCGGCGGTCTCATCGCGTTCATCTTCCTGCTGGTCCGCACCAAGGTCAGCAAGTTCACGCCGGCGCAGGCCACGGCCGCGATCGTCGTCTCGTACTACTGGCACTTCGTCGACATCGTGTGGATCGGGCTGTTCGCCACGATCTACTTCGTCCGCTGA
- the trpD gene encoding anthranilate phosphoribosyltransferase: MTARSWPEILGSLTDGVDLTADEAAWAMNEIMSDNATSAQIAAFGVAIKMKGPTPTELSGLATGMLRHATRVPLTTPAIDIVGTGGDRSGSVNISTMSSVVVAAAGIPVVKHGNRALSSRSGGADVLEALGVRIALGPDAVLACVEQAGIAFCFAPLYHPALRFAGAARKEIGIPTVFNVLGPLTNPAQPAAGLIGCAFPALLPVIAGTFAERGANALVVRGDDGLDEITTADRSRGWVVTGGRATEIVIDPVRLGIPRVEPAALRGGDATVNAAIARDMFAGTPGPVRDAVLLNSAAAITAYELTPEIAAGDLHDALAANLTRAAGAVDSGRATALLDRWVTISNKLGAED, translated from the coding sequence ATGACCGCGCGCAGCTGGCCCGAGATCCTCGGGTCCCTCACCGATGGTGTCGATCTCACCGCGGACGAGGCTGCCTGGGCCATGAACGAGATCATGTCCGACAACGCCACCTCGGCGCAGATCGCGGCCTTCGGCGTCGCGATCAAGATGAAGGGCCCGACCCCCACCGAACTGTCCGGGCTGGCCACCGGCATGCTCCGGCACGCCACCCGGGTCCCGCTGACCACACCGGCCATCGATATCGTCGGCACCGGCGGCGACCGGTCCGGCTCGGTGAACATCTCCACCATGTCGTCGGTGGTGGTGGCCGCCGCCGGAATTCCCGTGGTCAAGCACGGTAACCGCGCGCTGTCCTCGCGCAGCGGCGGCGCGGACGTCCTGGAGGCCCTCGGCGTGCGGATCGCGCTGGGCCCCGACGCCGTGCTCGCGTGCGTCGAGCAGGCGGGTATCGCCTTCTGCTTCGCCCCGCTGTACCACCCGGCGTTGCGCTTCGCGGGCGCCGCCCGCAAGGAGATCGGTATCCCGACGGTCTTCAACGTGCTCGGGCCCCTGACCAATCCGGCCCAGCCCGCGGCCGGCCTGATCGGCTGCGCCTTCCCCGCCCTGCTCCCGGTGATCGCCGGTACCTTCGCCGAGCGCGGCGCCAACGCCCTGGTCGTGCGCGGCGACGACGGCCTCGACGAGATCACCACCGCCGACCGCTCTCGGGGCTGGGTGGTCACCGGCGGCCGCGCCACCGAGATCGTCATCGACCCGGTGCGCCTGGGCATCCCCCGCGTCGAGCCCGCGGCCCTGCGCGGCGGCGACGCCACCGTGAACGCCGCCATCGCCCGCGACATGTTCGCCGGCACACCCGGCCCGGTCCGGGACGCGGTCCTGCTGAACTCCGCGGCCGCCATCACGGCCTACGAACTCACCCCGGAGATCGCGGCCGGCGACCTCCACGACGCCCTGGCCGCCAACCTCACCCGCGCCGCCGGGGCGGTCGACTCGGGCAGGGCCACCGCGCTGCTGGACCGCTGGGTCACCATCAGCAACAAACTCGGCGCGGAGGACTGA
- a CDS encoding MarR family winged helix-turn-helix transcriptional regulator, whose amino-acid sequence MPEFLDLHGRTSKLVRALADRDMRRHGLHLGQNLVLAVLWENDGRTPGEMAAALNVTTPTVVKMANRMTTAGLLERRRDDRDARLVRLWLTETGRALQDPIEHDRKALEDKVTALLGPDELAQLLSALTKIHDAAAELVGEPTDHTAAIPD is encoded by the coding sequence GTGCCGGAATTTCTCGACCTGCACGGCCGCACCTCGAAACTGGTGCGCGCCTTGGCCGATCGCGATATGCGGCGGCACGGACTGCACCTGGGGCAGAACCTGGTGCTGGCGGTGCTGTGGGAGAACGACGGCCGCACACCGGGGGAGATGGCCGCCGCCCTGAACGTGACCACGCCGACGGTGGTGAAGATGGCCAACCGCATGACCACCGCGGGCCTGCTGGAGCGCCGCCGCGACGACCGGGATGCGCGCCTGGTCCGGCTGTGGCTCACCGAAACCGGTCGCGCACTACAGGATCCGATCGAACACGACCGGAAAGCCCTGGAGGACAAGGTGACCGCGCTACTCGGCCCGGACGAACTCGCGCAACTACTGTCGGCGCTGACCAAGATCCACGACGCCGCAGCCGAATTGGTCGGCGAACCGACCGATCACACCGCCGCGATCCCCGACTGA
- a CDS encoding NAD(P)H-binding protein — MILVTGATGNVGRELVRALDRQGHAVRMLVRDPARAADAPERVERIVGDLTDPATLPPAFEGADAAFLLIPGLTVTPAADAVAAALQAGVRRLVLLSSFNVLGDPMPAMGRWHHEREEIVRGSGIPATILRPGGYMSNALEWVAAVKSGAPVLDPSGPGRYAPIDPADIAAVAAVALTEDGHAGAEYVLTGDETFTTAEQVAVLSAALGRTIPVRTAATPEEAVRARYANGAPPALAEAILEGFTLMRADTMGLRTDTVEKLLGRRPARFADWCTRNADRFRNPAESHR; from the coding sequence ATGATACTGGTCACCGGTGCCACCGGAAATGTCGGCCGGGAACTGGTGCGCGCGCTCGATCGGCAGGGCCACGCGGTGCGAATGCTGGTCCGGGATCCGGCACGGGCCGCGGACGCACCCGAGCGCGTGGAACGGATCGTCGGCGATCTCACCGACCCGGCCACCCTCCCCCCGGCCTTCGAAGGCGCCGACGCGGCGTTCCTGCTGATCCCGGGCCTCACCGTGACACCGGCCGCCGATGCGGTGGCCGCGGCGCTACAGGCCGGGGTGCGCCGGCTGGTCCTGCTGTCGTCGTTCAACGTGCTCGGCGATCCGATGCCCGCGATGGGCCGCTGGCATCACGAGCGGGAGGAGATCGTCCGGGGCAGCGGCATCCCGGCGACGATCCTGCGGCCGGGCGGCTACATGTCCAATGCGCTGGAATGGGTGGCGGCCGTGAAATCCGGTGCACCGGTACTGGATCCGAGCGGTCCGGGCCGGTACGCGCCGATCGATCCGGCCGATATCGCGGCGGTCGCGGCCGTGGCGCTCACCGAGGACGGCCACGCCGGCGCGGAGTACGTCCTCACCGGGGACGAAACCTTCACCACCGCAGAACAAGTCGCGGTCCTGTCGGCCGCGCTCGGCCGCACCATCCCGGTGCGCACCGCCGCCACCCCCGAGGAGGCCGTCCGCGCCCGCTACGCGAACGGCGCCCCGCCCGCGCTGGCCGAGGCCATCCTCGAGGGCTTCACCCTGATGCGCGCCGACACCATGGGCCTGCGCACCGACACCGTCGAGAAGCTGCTCGGCCGCCGACCGGCCCGCTTCGCCGACTGGTGCACCCGCAACGCCGACCGGTTCCGGAACCCGGCGGAATCACACCGGTGA